The Mycobacterium haemophilum DSM 44634 sequence GCAACGACGTGCACTTGTGAGCCGCTCCGCCACGCTAGCCTCGATTTCCGAGGCCCACCTATCCGAAGAATCGCGGCAGCACCGCCTCGGACGTCGCACGCAGTTCGGCCAGGGACACGGTGAATTGACCCTGAACCTCGATCGAGTCCGAACCCTGATCGACGACGCCGATACGAATGGCTGGCAAACCCCGCGCCTCGCACATCGACCGAAACCGGCTCTCCTCGGTGCGTGGTACAGCCACCAGCACCCGGCCCGCTGATTCAGAAAAGAGAAATGTGAACGGACCTGTGCCTGATTGAAAATCTTCGGGAAGCACAATGCGGCAACCGGTTTCACCCGCCAACGCCGATTCCACGATGGCCTGAGCAAGGCCGCCTTCGGACAGGTCGTGCGCCGCCGATACCAGCCCATCGCGCGACGCCGAACTCAGCACCTCGGCCAGCAGCTTCTCGCGCGCCAGGTCCACCATCGGCGGCAACCCACCCAGATGGTCGGCGGTCACTTGCGCCCAGACCGACCCGTCGAACTCGTCGCGGGTCTCGCCCAACAGCATCAGGGTCTCCCCCGGTTCAACACCAAGCCCGGTCGGGATGCGCCGGCTCACGTCATCCAGCACGCCGAGCACCCCGACCACCGGTGTGGGCAAGATCGCCGCCGACCCGGTCTGGTTGTAAAAGCTGACGTTGCCACCGGTCACCGGAATCCCTAGGGCCGCACAGCCATCGGCCAGCCCCCGCACGGCCTGTGCGAACTGCCACATCACCCCGGGATCTTCGGGTGAACCGAAGTTAAGGCAGTTAGTCACCGCGACCGGGGTGGCACCGGTGACGGCCACGTTGCGGTATGCCTCGGCCAGCGCCAGTTGGGCACCAGCGTAGGGATCCAGCCGGGTGTAGCGTCCCGACGCGTCGGTCGACAATGCGATACCGCGACCGGTGGACTCGTCGATACGCAGCACACCGCCGTCGGCGTGCTCGGCCAGGACGGTGTTGCCGCGCACGTACCGGTCGTACTGCTCGGTGATGAAAGCCCGGCTGCACAGGTGCGGACTGCCCAGCAGCGCAAGCAAAGTCGCACACAGCTCGGCTCCAGTGACCGGTCGCGGCAATTCTTTCGATGAGTCCGCGTTCAAGGCGTCCTGTGATTCGGGGCGGGTGACGGGCCGCTGGTACACCGGGCCTTCGTGGGCCACGGTGCGCGGCGGCACGTCGACGACCGTCTCGCCGTGCCAGGTGATCTGCAGCCGGTCACCGTCGGTGACCTCACCGATCACCGTGGCCAGCACCTCCCACTTGCGGCAGACCGCCAGGAAGGCATCCACGTTCTCCGGTGCCACCACCGCACACATGCGCTCCTGCGACTCGCTGCAGAGCACCTCGGCGGGCGTCATATCCTTCGCCCGGAGCGGGACGGTGTCGAGTTGAATCACCATTCCGCCGTCCCCAGCTGATGCTAACTCCGAAGTAGCACAAGACAATCCGGCCCCTCCGAGATCCTGAATGCCGATCACCAACCCGCCCGCATACAGCTCCAGACAGCACTCGATGAGCACCTTCTCCATGAAGGGGTCGCCCACCTGAACCGACGGGAGTTTCTTACGAGCGGCGTCTTCGTCGCCATCAACACTGAAGGTGTCCGACGCCAGCACCGAGACCCCGCCGATACCGTCCAGGCCGGTGCGCGCGCCGAACAGAATGATCTTGTTACCCGCACCCGAGGCAAACGCCAAATGCAGGTCCTCCTGGCGCAATACCCCGACACACAACGCATTCACCAGCGGGTTGCCGGTGTAGCACGCGTCGAAGACGGTCTCGCCGCCGATGTTGGGCAAGCCCAGTGAGTTGCCGTAGCCGCCGATGCCGCGGACCACGCCGTCCAGCACGCGGCGGGTGTCGGGCGCATCGGCAGCACCGAACCGAAGCTGGTCCATCACGGCGACAGGTCGCGCGCCCATCGCCATGATGTCGCGCACGATGCCGCCGACGCCGGTCGCGGCCCCCTGGTAGGGCTCGACGTAGGAAGGGTGGTTATGCGATTCCACCTTGAAGGTGACGGCCCAGCCATCACCGATGTCGACCACACCGGCGTTTTCGCCGATACCGGCCAGCATTCCGGCACGCATCTCCTCGGTGGTGGTTTCACCAAAGTAGCGCAGGTGGACTTTGGAAGACTTGTACGAACAGTGCTCACTCCACATCACCGAATACATCGCCAGCTCGGTGTCCGTGGGCCGCCGGCCCAGAATTTCGCGAACTCGCTGGTACTCGTCGTCTTTGAGGCCCAGCTCGTGGAATGGTTGTGGCTGGTCGGGGGTGGCGGCGGCATGTTCAACGGTGTCAGTCACGTGGGTGCGCGTGCTCGTCACGGAGCCAGTCTAGAGTCCCACGCCCCTTGGCTCGCGCGCGAGACCCGCAGCAAAAACCAGATGACACTGCCCAGCGCGGTCCAGATAATGGGGCGATGTCTCGTCACTGGCCGCTGTTCGACCTGCGGATCACCACCCGGCGATTGCAGCTGCGGCTACCTACCGAAGAGCTGTGTGACCAGCTGATCGACACCGTTCTCGAGGGAGTGCACAACCCTGACCTGATGCCGTTTTCGATCCCCTGGACGCGAGCTCCTCGCGAGGAGGTGCCGTTCAACACACTCTCCTACCTTTGGCAGGAACTGGCCGGATTCAAACAAGATTGCTGGGCCCTGCCGCTTGCCGTTGTCATCGGTGGGAAAGCGGTCGGTATCCAGGCCCTCAACGCGAAGGACTTCCCGATCACTCGCGAAGTAGGGTCCGGATCGTGGCTCGGACTACCCCACCATGGCCAAGGCTATGGCTTCGAAATGCGTGCAGCTGCACTGTATTTCGCGTTTTCCGAGCTCGGCGCCCAGGTCGCGACCTCAGCGTCGTTCGTCGATAACCCAGCCTCGATCGCGGTCTCGCGTCGCAACGGCTACCAAGACAACGGCGTGGACCGCATGGCACGCGAGGGGACCCTGGCTGAACAGCTTCGGTTCCGGCTGACCCGCGACGATTGGCAGCGGCATCGCAGCGTCGAAGTGCAGGTGGAGGGTTTCGACGGCTGCCGAACGCTCTTTGGCCTGTAGTTGGTCGTCGAACGTTAGACCAGTTCAGCGGAAAGGAACGCCTGCAGCGCTGCGGAGTACGCGGCCACGTCGTGAGCACCCATTAATTCCCGCGCCGAGTGCATCGCAAGCTGGGCGGCACCGACATCGACGGTGGGAATACCGGTCCGAGCCGAAGCCAACGGCCCGATCGTCGAACCACAAGGCAGGTCGGCCCGGTGCTCGTAGCGTTGCAATCCGACCCCGGCTTGGTGGCAGGCCAACTCGAACGCCGCCGCCGTGCGCCCGTCGGTGGCATACCTCAGATTCGGGTGCACCTTGAGCACCGGCCCCGCGTTGACCTCAATGAGATGGCTGGGCTCATGACGCTCGGGGTAATTGGGGTGCGTGGCGTGTGCCATGTCGGCGGAAGCCAGCAGCGACGCAGGCAGCCGCCGCAGGTAGTCGTCCCGACCGCCGCCGGCGGCGAGCACAATACGTTCCAGGACGGTGCTCAGCAGGTTTGACTGCGCACCACGGTCCGAGGCCGAACCAACCTCTTCATGGTCGAAGAGCACCAACACGGGTAGGAACCCGCGCGGCTCGGCTGCCAGTAACGCCTCCATGCCCGCGTAGCAGCTGGCCTGGTTATCCAGCCGAGGTGCGCTGAGCAGGTTGGCGGCGGCGCCCATCACGGTCGACGGAGCCAGGTCATGAGTCATAAGGTCGGCGGCCAACACGTCGGCCGCGGCCACTCCGGCGCGCTCGGCGACGTACCCCATCAATGACCCCGCTTTGTCGCCAACACCCCATACCGCGTTGACGTGGCGCTGCGGATCCAAGGTGAGCGACTTACGGTCCTCGGCCAAATGGATGGCCAACTGCGGCACCCGCAGAATTGGATCGTCGATCCGGACGAGCCGGTCGGTGATCCCGGCGCCGTTACCCGCCGAGCGCACCGACAACCGTCCACAGACGCCTAGATCGCGATCCAGCCAGGAATTGAGCCAGGCTCCCCCATAGGGCTGCAGTGCGACCACCTGCCAGCCGGCGACCAGCCGATCCGGATGCTGCTTGACCCGCAGGTTGGGGCTGTCGGTGTGCGCGCCGACGATCCGGAATGCGCTGGCTGATGCGTCTCCATTCCAGGCGACCAGTGAACCGGCGCGGACGGTGAAGTATCGGCCCGGCTGGGGCGGCCAGGGGTCGGCTTCGTTGAGTTCGGTGTAACCGGCGCCGAGCAGTCGTGCGGCCACCGTGGCGCAGACATGAAATGGCGATGGGGAGGCGTCGATGAATTCGCAGAGGCCTGCGGCGCTGGCCGACATGCTCAACATCATGGCTGTTGGCCACCGCGGAGTTCGCGCGGGGCCAAAATGCGCGCTCCTCACTCGCGCCGATACCGACGCTCGCCGTCGCCACGCGGGGCCGGCAGAGTGCCTCCGGTTCCGCCACAACCCATACTCGCACCGTTGACGCCTACACGAACTACGTCCGAAAACGGGCACGGCACACCAACGCGGTCTGTGACAACCATGCCTCGCAATCACGGCTTAGAGACCGAGTTCGACTCTCCGGCAGTGGCGTTGCTCCGAAACCGCTAGCCCAGGCTAACTTCCCGTTCGTACAGCGGTGACTGCGATGCGGGCCGCGGTGCCGATTGCACGGTCCACCGCAGGTAAGGAGTGCTCGGATCGTGCGGCGTGAGTGAAAACTGATACGGCAATGGGCGTTTCGTTGGGCAAGCTGATAACAGCTACTTCGCTACGGATCTTGCCGATCGTTCCAGTCTTTCCGGCAACGCTGATCTCACGCTGTGGGAAGCCCGATTTGATGCGGTGAGGCCAGACTTGCTGCGCCAGAACCCCACGCATGTAGCTACACGCGTGGGGTGATGCAATGGTGTCAGTCCAGATGGCGGCCAGGATTGTATTGCTGTCGGCCGCGCTGGTGGCGTTGGTTTGATCAGGGTCATAGATGGACAGCGAGTTCGCAGTGTCGCTGTTGCCGAGGGCACTGAT is a genomic window containing:
- the purL gene encoding phosphoribosylformylglycinamidine synthase subunit PurL, with protein sequence MTDTVEHAAATPDQPQPFHELGLKDDEYQRVREILGRRPTDTELAMYSVMWSEHCSYKSSKVHLRYFGETTTEEMRAGMLAGIGENAGVVDIGDGWAVTFKVESHNHPSYVEPYQGAATGVGGIVRDIMAMGARPVAVMDQLRFGAADAPDTRRVLDGVVRGIGGYGNSLGLPNIGGETVFDACYTGNPLVNALCVGVLRQEDLHLAFASGAGNKIILFGARTGLDGIGGVSVLASDTFSVDGDEDAARKKLPSVQVGDPFMEKVLIECCLELYAGGLVIGIQDLGGAGLSCATSELASAGDGGMVIQLDTVPLRAKDMTPAEVLCSESQERMCAVVAPENVDAFLAVCRKWEVLATVIGEVTDGDRLQITWHGETVVDVPPRTVAHEGPVYQRPVTRPESQDALNADSSKELPRPVTGAELCATLLALLGSPHLCSRAFITEQYDRYVRGNTVLAEHADGGVLRIDESTGRGIALSTDASGRYTRLDPYAGAQLALAEAYRNVAVTGATPVAVTNCLNFGSPEDPGVMWQFAQAVRGLADGCAALGIPVTGGNVSFYNQTGSAAILPTPVVGVLGVLDDVSRRIPTGLGVEPGETLMLLGETRDEFDGSVWAQVTADHLGGLPPMVDLAREKLLAEVLSSASRDGLVSAAHDLSEGGLAQAIVESALAGETGCRIVLPEDFQSGTGPFTFLFSESAGRVLVAVPRTEESRFRSMCEARGLPAIRIGVVDQGSDSIEVQGQFTVSLAELRATSEAVLPRFFG
- a CDS encoding GNAT family N-acetyltransferase, translating into MSRHWPLFDLRITTRRLQLRLPTEELCDQLIDTVLEGVHNPDLMPFSIPWTRAPREEVPFNTLSYLWQELAGFKQDCWALPLAVVIGGKAVGIQALNAKDFPITREVGSGSWLGLPHHGQGYGFEMRAAALYFAFSELGAQVATSASFVDNPASIAVSRRNGYQDNGVDRMAREGTLAEQLRFRLTRDDWQRHRSVEVQVEGFDGCRTLFGL
- a CDS encoding M18 family aminopeptidase — translated: MSASAAGLCEFIDASPSPFHVCATVAARLLGAGYTELNEADPWPPQPGRYFTVRAGSLVAWNGDASASAFRIVGAHTDSPNLRVKQHPDRLVAGWQVVALQPYGGAWLNSWLDRDLGVCGRLSVRSAGNGAGITDRLVRIDDPILRVPQLAIHLAEDRKSLTLDPQRHVNAVWGVGDKAGSLMGYVAERAGVAAADVLAADLMTHDLAPSTVMGAAANLLSAPRLDNQASCYAGMEALLAAEPRGFLPVLVLFDHEEVGSASDRGAQSNLLSTVLERIVLAAGGGRDDYLRRLPASLLASADMAHATHPNYPERHEPSHLIEVNAGPVLKVHPNLRYATDGRTAAAFELACHQAGVGLQRYEHRADLPCGSTIGPLASARTGIPTVDVGAAQLAMHSARELMGAHDVAAYSAALQAFLSAELV